DNA from Luteolibacter yonseiensis:
GGGGACAGGAGCTGTCGGCGTGGTGAATGTGGACGCCGGCACGGTCACCTCGGGTGGCTGGACGTTCATCGGTAAGGACGAGAATGGAGCGGGTGGCGTCGGCAGTCTGAAGATCTCGGGTGGCTCGGTCTCCAACAACAACAGTCGGACTTACGTGGGCCTCGGCAACTCGGCCGGCAGCATCACGATGAGCGGTGGCACCTACAACAACACCGCCGGTGGCGACAACACGTTTTTCGTCGTTGGATGCTTGAACCTCCCGAATGCCACCACTTCCTCATTTTCAATCACCGGCGGCACGCTGAACGCGGCGCGGCGTTTGTCCATCGGCGGTATGGACGGTAACAATGGCGACAACAACGCGGGCTTCATCGGTTCCGGCAAAGGCCAGATGACCATCAACGGTGCGAACGCGTTGGTGAACTCGACCGGGGAATTCTGGGTCGGACAGGGTGCCGGCAGCGTCGGTGCCTTGGAGCTCAACGCCGGAACGCTTCAGGTCGGAAGCTGGATGGCCGTGGGCCGCGGCGGGAGCACCGGCTCGGTGAACATGACGGGCGGCACCTTGGCCAAAACGGGTGACGGCCACCTCATCATCGGCGACAACGGCACCGCCACCTTCGGCAAGTCTGCGGGAACCATTACGGTGAACAACGACATCTGGGTCGGCCAAGGCGGCAGCGGCAACGGAGTCTTCAACGTCAGCGGCGGAAGCATCACAAACAACGCCTGGGTTGCGATTGGGCGTGATGGCGGAACCGGCGAAGTCAACATGACCGGTGGAACCTGGGTGAAGAATGGGGGGCCCAATGACGGGTTCGACATCGGGGCCAGCGGAACGGGCACTCTGAACCTGTCCGCAGGCACCATCGACGTGCAGGCGGGCCCTACCTATGTGCCGGAGAATAACACCGGAAATTTCAACCTTAGTCTGACAGGAGAGTTCAAGGCGGGCTACTTCCAGATTGCAAAGAATGGCGGTTCCACCGGGAATGTGAGCCTGAAGGGCGGCAAACTGCAAGTGAACCAGATTGCCGGCGGTGGCGGGACCGAGAATGTAAGCTTCGACGGCACCGAGATCATCGCCCGCGGAATACAGCCGACCTTCATTTCCGGACTGGAGAACGCGGTGCTCGCCGCTGGAAATCTGAAAATCAACAGCAACGGTTTCGCAATTGCCTCAGCACAAGTGTTCACAGGCACGGGAGGACTTGTCAAATCCGGAGCCGGGACGCTCACACTTACGGGCGGAAACACCTACACGGGTCTGACATCGATCACGGGAGGGAAGCTCGACATCAATACCAACAGCGTCGGTGGCGGCGATATTTCGGTATCCTCCGGTGCCGTGCTCGGCGTGACGCCCGTGTTCTTCGGCAGCCAATTGAATACGGCGAACCTGACCTTCGGAGCGGGTTCTAGTTCGGTGGACATCAACTACGGCGGAATGTCCGGAAATCCCACGGACTTGCCACCGTTGAACGTGACCAACACCCTGGCGATCAATGGCACGGTGGCGCTGAACCTCACGAACTCCCTGCCCCAAACCGGAGAGTTCCCGCTCGTGACTTATAACATCAAGACCGGAGGAAACTTCGTGCTGGGTACCTTGCCACCCGGAGTGCAGGCCGAATTGATACACGATGACTTTAACAAGACCTACTATCTCAACATCATCAGTGTCGCCGTTCCACGATGGGATGGCACGATCAACGGTGTCTGGGATGTGAACACGACCGAGAACTGGATTGATGAGGTGTCGGGTGCTCCTTCCAAATTCATCAACGGCAATCCGGTCTTGTTCAATGATCTTCCGTCGGGAGACCCTCCCATCACGGCCATCACCTTGGGGACGGCGGTTCTGCCTTCTCAAGTCACCTTCAACAACTTCGCCCTGGACTACTCCCTGTCCCCGACGGCTCCCGCCGGGAAAATCAGCGGTGCCGCCAGCCTGACGAAGCTTGGAACAGCCTCGCTGACGATTTCCACATTGAATGACTACACCGGCAAGACCACGCTGGGCGGGGGCGTGACGAGCGTCACAACCCTGGCCAACGGGGGAGATCCGAGTTCGCTCGGAGCCGCGTCCGCGAGCCCGGGCAATCTCGTGTTCGCCGGAGGAATTTTGAACTACACCGGCGCGAACACGACGATCAATCGCGGCTACCAGATTTCGGCAGCCACGGATACGGTCGCGAGTGGTCTGACGATCACGAACAACCTGACCCTATCCGGTGAGGCGAAGACGGAATTGGGCAAATTCGTCAAGAACGGTCCCGGAACCTTGACCCTTACCAACCCGGGTGCGAACGTGCTTGCGAACAGCACCAACGGTGCTTCGTACATCGTGAACAACGGCAGCGTCGTGCTCAGCGGCGGAGGCACCCAGACCAACAGCGTCACCGGCGAGATCTGGGTGGGCAACACCAGCGACACGGCTGCGAACCTGACGCTGGCGAACACCACCCTCACCAACAACACGTGGCTTACGGTTGGAGTGGGCAACGGAACGACCGGCCTGGTGAGCTCCCTGACCGTTACCGGATCCACGGTGACCAGCGGAAGCAGCACCTTGGGCTATGACGGCGGGATCGCCAACCACCTCGCCACGGCGAACGCGACGTTCACGAACTCTTCGTTCACCACGGGAACGCTGAACCTCTCGGAAAGCGGCGGATCCACCGCGACCCTGACCTTCGACGGCACCTCCACCGCCACCACGGGCGAGTTGTTTGTCGGCAAGAACGGCGGCTCGAACGGAACGCTGGTTCTGAAGGGTAGCTCGGTCTACAATACCGCCAGTCCGCTGCGGGTCGGGTTCAACACCGGCTCCACCGGAACCGTGAGCATCGAAGGAACCGCAGTGCTCAACCGGACCGCAAACTACACCTCCGTGGGTGTCAATGGAACCGGCCATCTGACGGTTAAGGGGCAGGGCACGTTGAACACCCCGACGGGAGACTTCAACATCACCGACCTTGCGAACTCGGTGGGAAGCTTAACTCTCCAAGATTCGGGAACCGTCAACGTGGGCACCACCTTCTTCGGAAAGGCTACCGGTTCGTCCGCCACTGTCACCATCTCCAGCGGAACCTACAACGGCACCGGAAACGCCTATGTGGCGAACGGCACCACCTCCACCGGCCTCGTCACCCAGACGGGCGGCACCGTGAACATCGGTAACGACGGCGGAGAGGTCTTCATCGGCGCGCGCGGCACCGGCACCTGGACCCAGAGCGCGGGTGTGGTGAACGCCAGGGGATGGGTTGGAGTCGGCCGCTATGCGGAACCCGGAGCCAACGGAACCCTGAATGTCACCGGAGGCACCTTCAACCAGCTCACGACGGGAAGAAACTTCATCATTGGTGAGGAAACCACCGGGGTGATGAACATTTCCGTGAATGGCACCGTCAACGCCGCGGGCGGCCCGGGCATCTTCGTGTCGAACTCCACTGTCGGAAACGGCACGATCAACCTCAGCACCGGCGGCACCCTTGTGGCACGGAGCATCCAGGAAGGGGTCGGCGGAACCAGCGCCGTCAACTTCGACGGCGGCACCCTCCGCGCACAGGCTGCGGGTGTGAATGCGGTGTTCCTGCAGAAGCTGGACAGCGCGGTCATCAAGACAGGCGGCATCACCATCGATTCGAACGGACAGAACCTGGTCTTCAACCAGATTCTCAGCGATGACGGCAGCACCGGAATCCTGACCAAGACCGGAAACGGTGCTCTCCTGCTGAACGAAGTGAACACCTATGACGGCAACACGGTCGTGAGCGGAGGCTCCTTGGGCGGAACGGGAACAATCCCCGGAGCTGTCTCCATCCTGGCAGGTGCGAACCTGAATCCGGGTGCCACCGCGGGCACGCTCACCGCTGGATCGGTAACCTTCGCCGCGACGTCCACGTTCACGACCGATCTCGCCGCTGATCAGGACAAACTCGCCGTCACGGGCAACCTGAACATCGGTTCGGCAACGCTCATTCTGAACGGAACGCCAACTGCGGCGGTCTACATCCTGGCCAGCTACGGCAGCCTCACAGGTACGTTCAGCAGCACGCCGGTGCTTCCGTCGGGTTATTCGATCGATTACGCCTATCAAGGAAACCAGATCGCCATCAAGCGCAGCTCCTCGCCGTTCGAGGCGTGGATCGCCACCTACTTCCCAGGTCAGACCAACGCCTCCGTCATTGGTGCGGCGGCCGACCCGGATGGTGACGGCAGCTCGAACATCCTCGAGTTCGCCCTCGGCGGCCTGCCGAACAGTGGAAGCGATGGACCGAAGGTCTATCACATCGAGGCTGACGGCAGCGTGGACGTGGGAGTGAACAAGGAGTTGCTGATGACGATCGCCGTCCGCAGCGGAACCCCGACGTTCTCGACCGCCACCTCTCCTTCCGCAACGAAGGATGGGGTGACCTATACCATCCAAGGCAGCACGGATCTGACAGGATTCGCGGTCGGTGTCACTGGCGTGAACGTCGTCGCTCCAGCGGGCCCTATCGCTCCTCCTTCGGGTTACGAATACCGCACGTTCAGTCTGAACGGCTCGGATACCCTGCCGAACAAGGGCTTCCTCCGGGTCAAGGTGGAGTGAATCCCGCCCGGCTGAATTAGTTCCAACAACCAAACAGGCCCGGACGTGCGTCCGGGCCTGTTTTTTTGTGGAGATGTTCCGGAGCGTTGCGGGAATCACCCGGCGATTGCTTCCACCGGAGCGAAACCGGAGAAAGCATCCGGCTGTGTTGCCAGATTACGTTTCCTCCGTGCTGGGTCGGAAAACATGGGAAAACCCGACCTTGCGGAACGACATCGTCGCCGAAGGCTGGGTTGGAATCGCAGGAAACTCAGAGTTTCAGCCGTTTGGCGTTCGCGTCTTTCCAGTCCTTGCCAAGTTCCTCAGCCGTCTTGCCGGTGGATTCCTTCCAGACCTTCTCCGAGTATTTTCCCTCCCGGGCCGCCGCGTTCAGCTTGCGGATGAAATCCTTGTCGTGGGTCTCGACCACCCAATTCAGGAAATTGGCCGAGACACGGTAGCTGCTGTCATATTTGGCTCCCTCGAAATTCCCCGTGGTGATCTCGGCACCTTTGAGTTTCGGCTCGAAGAGGAACCAGCGGATGTAGTCCGGAATTCCCTCCGTAACCCAGCCCGGGGTAGGGGATGGGTTGGGATTGGTGGTGGATGCCCGCCAGTAGTTCTGGATGACGTGCACGAGTTCGTGGATGACGCATCCCTTGGCTTCTCCCTCAAGCTGGCCGTTGAAGAAGGGGACGCTCATGCAGATCTTGCTGCCGATCGCGTAGGCGGGAGTGCCGCCAAGATCGTCCCGGAACTCCAATGTGACGGTCTCCGGAGCCGTATAGCGGTCGCTTGGAAGCATGGCGACCATTTTCGGGTACCATTCGAAGACGACCGGGATGAGTTCCTTGTTCGCCCACTTCCCGAGGTCGGGAGCGATGGTGGAATCCACGATGAAGGTGTATTTCTTGTCCGGGGTCTGGTAGGTGGTGAGTATTTTCGGAACGAAGGGTTCCGGCGCCGGTCCCTTGGCATCGATGACATCGATTTCGCTGAGATAGGTGTTTTGTTTCCCATCCGGGTTCACCGCGTCGAAGTCGAGCAGAAGGTAACGGAATTCACCGAGACTCAGGGTACGCGGATCGGTGACGCTGGCGGCATGTTGTCCTCCTTGGCTGCCGCGGCCTGTGGAAACCTTGGCGATGGGCTTCCAACCGGTGGTGCGGGGATCAGGGCCGCGTTTCGGCAGGGGATCGAAATCCTTCTCATCACCCTTCGCCGCGTAGATCTTGTAGGACTGCGACGAGCGCTCGCCGGAATGCCACGAATAGGAGTTGATGGCTTTGACGGAAATCGCCTTGCCCAGATCGATCTGGATCCGCCCGCCATCATTGCCGTCCTTGAAGGAGAAATTCATGGAGCCTTCGTCCGCTTCCGCCGGGACGCGGCCATCGTTGAGCAGCTCGACCTTCGAGCCCTCGCCATCGATGATGGTGAATTTGGCACCGGTTGCGGCGTCGTTGCGGGAGGGCGGGGGGATGTTGTTGAGCTTGAAGCCCGCGTCTTTCTGACTGCGGGCGAAGTCCACCTTCGGCGCGGCGTGGACGAAGGTGGTGGTGAGGAGTATGCCGAGGGCGGCGCGGGTTTTTAACTTCATGGGATCAATATGGTGAGAGGATCAGGCCCGCGCGAAGTGTCCGGGCCGCGCCGGGAGAAGGAGACCGGCCGTGAAAATAGCGCGTGGGGCGCGGTTGCTTTGGTGCGGCTGGCGGGTGTTTTCCTTGGCGCCGGAGGGAATGACCATGATCGGTCCGCAGGTTCCGGCGGAAAGCCAGCCATTTTCCGGACCATGGACAAAAGCATAGGAGAACATGTCGGTGAGGGAGGTTTCAGCCCGGGACCGCCGATCGTCAATGATTTGTCTCCACGCCCCGTCATTACCTTGTGACAATCGCCAACCGCCGCCGGAGCGACCGGCGGGAGGGTGAAAGGAAAGTCCGGAGACTCGACCGCTGCCGGCATCCTGGCAGAGGGAGTGCGGGAGGTGATTGTTCATCGCATCATCGGTCGGTTTTTCTCTGATAGATGCGGACGTAATCGATCTCATAACGCTGGGGAAACGATGTTTTCGACGGGTCGCCTCCGTTCGCGCCGACCGCCAGATTCAAGCGGAACCGCTGGGGGGAGAGAAACGGATTGATCGCCGGACCATCCGCGTTGATGGCGGTTTTCATGGGCAGCGTGTTGAGGAGCCGGCCATCCAGATAGATCGTGATCTTTTCCTCATCCCATTCGGTCACCCAGAGGTGGAACCGATCATCCCAGGTGTCCTTTCCAAATTTTTCGATGGGGTGGGACGTCGTGTTCCAATGGTCTCGCCCGCCTTTTCCCGCCCAGACGAAGTTCGCCAGGATCTTGTCCTGATAAAACTCCATGATGTCGATTTCCCCGGCGTGTGGCCATCGTCCGAGTCCCGTCGTCCAGATGGCGGGCCACAGCCCGGGTAGCGCCTTGAAGCGCGCCCGCACCTCCGACCTGCCGAAATGCCATTGGTTCCCGCCGACAGTGATGAGGGAGCCCGAGGTGTAGGCGGCTTCCTTGCGCCCTTTTCTCCAATCGCGCGAGCCCTCCGAGTAATCCGGATTTCCCACCTTTTCCTGTCGTGCCTCGATCACGAGGAATCCACCGTGGCAGCGGGAGTTCTCCGCCTGATACCATTGAAGCTCCTGATTCCGGGCGAATCCGATTTCCGACCGCCATTTCGCCTCATCCGGCGGACCGTCCCTGGTGAACTCGTCTGACCACACCAGCTCATAGGCCGGATCACGCGGAGGTGTGACCGGCTCTTCCGCCGAGACGGTATGGATGGTGAGAGCCGCAACGATGGCTGGGAGGAAACGAGACATGGAGGGCAT
Protein-coding regions in this window:
- a CDS encoding beta strand repeat-containing protein, producing the protein MKPKFLTPKLRSHLLGASLVTAVTICFSSSAFAVDNFWTGNTSTDWNTASNWSLNRVPANPNGETSGDPFDDAVVNVASPVAKITATVPIPRDFRVGQGEGTNGRVDHSAGSASTGGGNWAFIGRQGGTGVYNLANTSASGGAFTGFGTGSGSFTCNGSRLYVGGANGETPTNGNGTFNVNTTGTLAIGSDLAIGSGTGAVGVVNVDAGTVTSGGWTFIGKDENGAGGVGSLKISGGSVSNNNSRTYVGLGNSAGSITMSGGTYNNTAGGDNTFFVVGCLNLPNATTSSFSITGGTLNAARRLSIGGMDGNNGDNNAGFIGSGKGQMTINGANALVNSTGEFWVGQGAGSVGALELNAGTLQVGSWMAVGRGGSTGSVNMTGGTLAKTGDGHLIIGDNGTATFGKSAGTITVNNDIWVGQGGSGNGVFNVSGGSITNNAWVAIGRDGGTGEVNMTGGTWVKNGGPNDGFDIGASGTGTLNLSAGTIDVQAGPTYVPENNTGNFNLSLTGEFKAGYFQIAKNGGSTGNVSLKGGKLQVNQIAGGGGTENVSFDGTEIIARGIQPTFISGLENAVLAAGNLKINSNGFAIASAQVFTGTGGLVKSGAGTLTLTGGNTYTGLTSITGGKLDINTNSVGGGDISVSSGAVLGVTPVFFGSQLNTANLTFGAGSSSVDINYGGMSGNPTDLPPLNVTNTLAINGTVALNLTNSLPQTGEFPLVTYNIKTGGNFVLGTLPPGVQAELIHDDFNKTYYLNIISVAVPRWDGTINGVWDVNTTENWIDEVSGAPSKFINGNPVLFNDLPSGDPPITAITLGTAVLPSQVTFNNFALDYSLSPTAPAGKISGAASLTKLGTASLTISTLNDYTGKTTLGGGVTSVTTLANGGDPSSLGAASASPGNLVFAGGILNYTGANTTINRGYQISAATDTVASGLTITNNLTLSGEAKTELGKFVKNGPGTLTLTNPGANVLANSTNGASYIVNNGSVVLSGGGTQTNSVTGEIWVGNTSDTAANLTLANTTLTNNTWLTVGVGNGTTGLVSSLTVTGSTVTSGSSTLGYDGGIANHLATANATFTNSSFTTGTLNLSESGGSTATLTFDGTSTATTGELFVGKNGGSNGTLVLKGSSVYNTASPLRVGFNTGSTGTVSIEGTAVLNRTANYTSVGVNGTGHLTVKGQGTLNTPTGDFNITDLANSVGSLTLQDSGTVNVGTTFFGKATGSSATVTISSGTYNGTGNAYVANGTTSTGLVTQTGGTVNIGNDGGEVFIGARGTGTWTQSAGVVNARGWVGVGRYAEPGANGTLNVTGGTFNQLTTGRNFIIGEETTGVMNISVNGTVNAAGGPGIFVSNSTVGNGTINLSTGGTLVARSIQEGVGGTSAVNFDGGTLRAQAAGVNAVFLQKLDSAVIKTGGITIDSNGQNLVFNQILSDDGSTGILTKTGNGALLLNEVNTYDGNTVVSGGSLGGTGTIPGAVSILAGANLNPGATAGTLTAGSVTFAATSTFTTDLAADQDKLAVTGNLNIGSATLILNGTPTAAVYILASYGSLTGTFSSTPVLPSGYSIDYAYQGNQIAIKRSSSPFEAWIATYFPGQTNASVIGAAADPDGDGSSNILEFALGGLPNSGSDGPKVYHIEADGSVDVGVNKELLMTIAVRSGTPTFSTATSPSATKDGVTYTIQGSTDLTGFAVGVTGVNVVAPAGPIAPPSGYEYRTFSLNGSDTLPNKGFLRVKVE
- a CDS encoding basic secretory protein-like protein, whose product is MKLKTRAALGILLTTTFVHAAPKVDFARSQKDAGFKLNNIPPPSRNDAATGAKFTIIDGEGSKVELLNDGRVPAEADEGSMNFSFKDGNDGGRIQIDLGKAISVKAINSYSWHSGERSSQSYKIYAAKGDEKDFDPLPKRGPDPRTTGWKPIAKVSTGRGSQGGQHAASVTDPRTLSLGEFRYLLLDFDAVNPDGKQNTYLSEIDVIDAKGPAPEPFVPKILTTYQTPDKKYTFIVDSTIAPDLGKWANKELIPVVFEWYPKMVAMLPSDRYTAPETVTLEFRDDLGGTPAYAIGSKICMSVPFFNGQLEGEAKGCVIHELVHVIQNYWRASTTNPNPSPTPGWVTEGIPDYIRWFLFEPKLKGAEITTGNFEGAKYDSSYRVSANFLNWVVETHDKDFIRKLNAAAREGKYSEKVWKESTGKTAEELGKDWKDANAKRLKL
- a CDS encoding glycoside hydrolase family 16 protein — encoded protein: MSRFLPAIVAALTIHTVSAEEPVTPPRDPAYELVWSDEFTRDGPPDEAKWRSEIGFARNQELQWYQAENSRCHGGFLVIEARQEKVGNPDYSEGSRDWRKGRKEAAYTSGSLITVGGNQWHFGRSEVRARFKALPGLWPAIWTTGLGRWPHAGEIDIMEFYQDKILANFVWAGKGGRDHWNTTSHPIEKFGKDTWDDRFHLWVTEWDEEKITIYLDGRLLNTLPMKTAINADGPAINPFLSPQRFRLNLAVGANGGDPSKTSFPQRYEIDYVRIYQRKTDR